TTTCAGCCAGGTCGTCCCACGAGTCTGCATCGATGTTATAGACGTCTGCGGCCTCACTTGCGCTGTGGTAAGCGTCCTGTAGGACCTCGACCCAGCGCTGCTTGCCGGCCGCGTCGGCGTCCATCTGAATGATTGCCGTCGCCCACGGGAAGATAAACGTGTGCTCGTCGTAATCGCGCTGCTCGTCCGGTCGGAGTTGCCACCACGGCAGGTCAGCGTAGAAGTACCCCAACAAGTTCTCTTCCGCGCGATGCTTCAGACAGACCTGTTCGACTCGATGCGCGACGTCACGTTCGAACTCGTCGGAGAACGGGTCTGGGAACGGACCGAACAGTTTGAACGCGTTCTCCTGTACCTGTTTCCACGACGCGATGGGCGCCGTATTCATCGGCGCAACGTAGTAGATATCGTCGGCGTAGTACTGGTGAGGAACGCCCGCTTGCACGTGTCGCCCGAACGAGTTGAAACCGAGTGCGGTCACTTTCTCGACGATGGTCTCGATCCAGTCTTCGGCGGCATCGCCGTACGGATTGAACGTGTCGTACATCGTCGTGAAGTCCTCTCCGTGGCGTTCGAGGGTTTCCGCTTCGTTGTACGACCCAAGCCAGAGATGTGGCTCGATATGATTGACACCTAATGTGACGAACCTGTCACCATCGGGACCGACAAACCACCACGTTCCATCGATCTGTTCGACTGTGACGACGTCTTCCGGCACCTCCTTGGCGTTACTATTGTCTCTTAACACCATACGATTATATCAGTCTGAGCTCATATAAAACTTCGGTTTCTTCGGCATGGTAGTGCTGTTAATATATTTTTTCTGATATATGTATCGTCGGAGTCAAGCGGATCCCCGGCGACCGACGATCAGGCCGACTGGTCTGCCTTCAGATGGTTATCGGACGACCGTGCTGGTCGCCGAGGGCGGATAACTTATGAGCTGCGTCGTTCCCTCCCCATCATCATCCCAACTAACTCGTCGTCAGTTACTCCTTCCAGGTCCTCCACGCCTATCAGGCGCCCTGACGCAAGTACTGCGGCACGGT
This is a stretch of genomic DNA from Salinigranum rubrum. It encodes these proteins:
- a CDS encoding beta-agarase, yielding MVLRDNSNAKEVPEDVVTVEQIDGTWWFVGPDGDRFVTLGVNHIEPHLWLGSYNEAETLERHGEDFTTMYDTFNPYGDAAEDWIETIVEKVTALGFNSFGRHVQAGVPHQYYADDIYYVAPMNTAPIASWKQVQENAFKLFGPFPDPFSDEFERDVAHRVEQVCLKHRAEENLLGYFYADLPWWQLRPDEQRDYDEHTFIFPWATAIIQMDADAAGKQRWVEVLQDAYHSASEAADVYNIDADSWDDLAETKDWFDPTDDESVYEDLLTLMRGVADRWYGLHEEYIRQYDGKHLILGDKQNFIPEWLFPFLEEYVDVTLIQKYEPFEAHHETVERLYEKTGNPIVNGDGSFSIVRDEQSVAGSKGYHFDTEEEVGEAYRQYVRKSLEQPYMLGWHHCGVIEQWDDSERGDIETSETGFLDPYETEYDVITDHIEEANRMAAQWHGDVAADGGVEDE